One segment of Sphingobacteriales bacterium DNA contains the following:
- a CDS encoding YfhO family protein: MAVGILLLLCAVYFYPMLGGKVLEQHDTVSALGWQAETKAFYEKDGKAPLWSNGMFSGMPTYQTWGHHFGNWFVPLYRIFTGYYAGVSNPLGTVLLCMLSMYILLSVLGARRWWSLAGAAVFGLSTINAILIDAGHINKIIALGFVPAFMAGLILIYRGKYAWGALLTAVSFCCEIIANHYQITLYLLLLTLVFGVSELIQAARLGRFLEFLRATAVAFLAVVIGLAPNIGSLLTNYEYAEATIRGKAILSKAEVGQEAGTSGLDKEYAYHWSYGVGESINLLIPNAYGGSSTENIGENSATYKAIKQQNPQQARSFVKQAPTYWGEQPGVSGPFYFGAIVLFLAVLGVIVSRHYSKWWLLAGMLLFVMIAWGKNFAAFNYFLFDHFPTFNKFRAFTSSLSMAHLCAVALAALALRELFYTADDHKQLAKKTLYVGGAMAAFCLLLALLGGAVFDFSGATDANFKQYAWLLQALEEDRAAMLRNDALRSAVLIALSAGALWLYLKGKMRSDYVIAAVVVLMLGDMWQVSKRYQNADDFKSAKKSEVRPTAADEQIMKDKALSYRVLDLTSSPFNDSRGANFHKLIGGYHAAKLRRYQDIIEEHISQNNQSVLNMLNTKYIITQDGKIVPNPAAAGNAWLVGSYEIVPDADTEISRLKDFNPQEKAFIHKEFEAQLAGLNLQKDSTGSVALTQYHPDRLTYQFKANSEQLVLFSEMWYDKGWKAYIDDKETPLIRANYVLRALRVPAGEHRIELKFEPENVAKGTMYATVGSVFLLLLILGTAVQLWREKV; the protein is encoded by the coding sequence GTGGCAGTAGGCATTTTATTGTTGTTGTGCGCTGTTTATTTTTATCCGATGCTGGGCGGCAAAGTTCTCGAACAGCACGATACGGTGTCGGCGTTGGGCTGGCAGGCAGAAACAAAAGCATTTTATGAAAAAGATGGAAAAGCCCCTTTGTGGAGCAATGGTATGTTTTCGGGAATGCCCACCTATCAAACCTGGGGGCATCATTTCGGCAACTGGTTTGTACCGCTTTACCGCATTTTTACGGGCTACTACGCCGGTGTGAGTAATCCTTTGGGTACGGTGCTGCTGTGTATGCTGAGTATGTACATTTTGTTGTCGGTGTTGGGAGCGCGGCGTTGGTGGAGTTTGGCAGGGGCGGCAGTGTTTGGTTTATCTACCATCAATGCTATTTTGATAGATGCCGGACATATCAATAAAATTATTGCTTTGGGCTTTGTTCCGGCATTTATGGCGGGGCTGATACTCATTTATAGAGGAAAATACGCTTGGGGCGCATTGCTGACAGCAGTGTCGTTTTGCTGCGAAATTATCGCCAATCACTATCAAATTACCTTGTATTTGCTGCTGCTTACGCTTGTTTTCGGGGTGTCGGAGTTGATACAGGCAGCTCGCTTGGGGCGGTTTTTAGAATTTTTGCGCGCTACGGCGGTGGCTTTTCTTGCTGTTGTTATCGGTTTAGCTCCCAATATTGGCTCTTTGCTCACCAACTACGAATATGCCGAAGCTACCATTCGCGGCAAAGCTATTCTGAGCAAAGCAGAGGTAGGGCAGGAAGCAGGAACAAGTGGTTTGGATAAAGAATATGCCTATCACTGGAGCTATGGCGTAGGCGAAAGTATCAATTTACTCATTCCCAATGCTTATGGCGGTTCTTCTACCGAAAATATAGGCGAAAATTCGGCTACTTACAAAGCCATCAAACAACAAAATCCGCAGCAGGCACGGTCATTTGTAAAGCAAGCCCCTACTTATTGGGGCGAACAACCCGGTGTGTCAGGTCCTTTTTACTTCGGAGCAATTGTGTTGTTTTTGGCAGTTTTGGGTGTTATCGTTTCTCGCCATTACAGCAAATGGTGGTTGCTGGCGGGTATGCTCTTATTTGTGATGATAGCGTGGGGTAAAAATTTTGCCGCTTTTAATTATTTCTTATTTGACCATTTTCCTACTTTCAACAAATTCCGCGCTTTTACTTCCTCCTTGTCTATGGCGCATTTGTGTGCAGTAGCTTTGGCGGCTTTGGCTTTGCGCGAACTTTTTTATACCGCCGATGACCATAAACAATTAGCGAAAAAAACGCTCTATGTCGGCGGTGCAATGGCTGCCTTTTGTTTGTTGCTGGCTTTATTAGGCGGTGCTGTTTTTGATTTTTCGGGGGCTACCGATGCCAATTTTAAACAATACGCTTGGTTATTACAAGCTCTTGAAGAAGACCGCGCCGCTATGTTGCGCAACGATGCCTTGCGCTCGGCAGTGCTGATAGCTTTGTCGGCGGGTGCTTTGTGGTTGTATTTAAAAGGAAAAATGCGCAGCGATTATGTAATAGCTGCAGTAGTTGTGTTGATGCTGGGCGATATGTGGCAGGTGAGCAAACGCTACCAAAATGCCGATGATTTCAAAAGTGCCAAAAAATCGGAAGTGCGCCCCACTGCCGCCGATGAACAAATTATGAAAGACAAAGCCTTATCGTACCGTGTACTCGACCTCACAAGCAGTCCTTTTAATGATTCGCGTGGTGCTAATTTTCACAAACTTATCGGGGGTTATCACGCCGCCAAGTTGCGCCGCTATCAGGATATTATAGAAGAACATATTTCACAAAATAATCAGTCGGTGCTGAATATGCTCAATACGAAGTATATCATCACACAAGACGGAAAAATAGTGCCTAATCCGGCGGCAGCAGGCAATGCGTGGTTGGTAGGCAGCTACGAAATAGTGCCCGATGCCGATACAGAAATCAGCCGTTTGAAAGACTTTAATCCGCAGGAAAAAGCCTTTATTCACAAAGAATTTGAAGCGCAACTGGCAGGTTTAAATTTACAAAAAGACAGCACCGGCAGCGTTGCCCTCACACAATATCACCCCGACCGACTCACTTATCAATTCAAAGCCAACAGCGAACAATTGGTGTTGTTTTCGGAGATGTGGTATGATAAAGGCTGGAAAGCATATATAGATGATAAAGAAACGCCGCTGATTCGTGCCAATTATGTGCTGCGTGCTTTGCGCGTACCCGCAGGCGAGCATCGCATTGAGTTAAAGTTTGAGCCGGAAAATGTAGCCAAAGGCACGATGTATGCCACGGTGGGGTCGGTGTTTTTGTTGCTCCTGATTTTGGGTACTGCCGTACAACTTTGGCGAGAGAAGGTGTAG